A genomic window from Chlorobium phaeobacteroides DSM 266 includes:
- a CDS encoding acyloxyacyl hydrolase yields the protein MTIIKPRLFCFFISFFLLAALDSRPAAIAQTDNPHADTDTGKRRISLNELAFGTGYIRGTLDHGSRDHAVYPAFVRIGFTLNPLFGIRSERASLQLALEPFLNPVSSETDGVEAGIGIGLRYRHKLSLPLDIYIEGSIAPMYLGIDTGEQGAGGFNFLDQAGAGLQYRITKTNALFGGYRFRHISHAGTMDRSNDGINSHALVLGVSWLY from the coding sequence ATGACTATCATAAAACCCCGGCTATTCTGCTTTTTTATTTCATTTTTCCTCCTCGCCGCACTCGATAGCAGGCCCGCAGCAATCGCGCAAACCGACAATCCCCATGCGGATACCGACACAGGCAAGCGGAGGATCTCCCTTAACGAACTTGCGTTTGGTACAGGGTATATCCGGGGAACTCTTGACCATGGCTCCAGAGATCATGCCGTTTATCCTGCATTTGTGCGCATTGGATTCACGCTCAACCCTCTCTTTGGCATCAGGAGTGAACGCGCATCCCTTCAGCTGGCACTCGAACCATTTTTAAATCCGGTATCTTCAGAAACAGACGGAGTGGAAGCCGGCATCGGCATCGGTTTGCGCTACAGGCATAAACTATCCCTTCCTCTCGATATTTATATAGAAGGAAGCATCGCGCCAATGTACCTCGGAATCGATACCGGAGAGCAAGGCGCAGGCGGATTTAATTTTCTTGACCAGGCAGGAGCGGGACTTCAGTACAGAATAACGAAAACCAATGCTCTTTTCGGGGGATACCGCTTTCGGCATATCTCTCATGCGGGCACGATGGATCGATCCAACGACGGCATCAACTCCCATGCGCTTGTTCTTGGAGTTTCCTGGTTATACTGA
- a CDS encoding alpha/beta hydrolase, with amino-acid sequence MTEKQQQKTQLGILVFHGFTATTDSVSLLVDALHRTGVLVRAPLLAGHGASSPEALRGITCTDWLTDAEKAFSQLSASCEKIILVGHSMGALLALNLAVRHESRVDSLVLAAPAIKLYSIFSPGRPLYRFAPLLARVKKKWEMKTAIADRRYALGTGRYAWVPTDTILSFFLLIEKTISELGSVTVPLFILHNRRETTVMPESATILCNAIATGVSNKSIVWLEHSEHQMFCDSERELAVRAIVDFVDRRVHHNRS; translated from the coding sequence ATGACTGAAAAGCAACAACAGAAAACCCAACTCGGTATTCTTGTTTTTCACGGTTTTACGGCAACGACCGACAGCGTCTCCCTGCTTGTCGACGCATTACATCGCACCGGAGTGCTGGTACGAGCACCGCTTCTTGCCGGACACGGAGCGTCATCGCCCGAAGCGCTTCGCGGAATCACCTGCACCGATTGGCTGACCGACGCCGAAAAAGCCTTCAGTCAACTCTCCGCTTCATGCGAAAAGATTATTCTTGTCGGTCACAGCATGGGCGCTCTTCTTGCTCTTAACCTTGCCGTGCGACATGAAAGCAGGGTTGATTCCCTTGTCCTCGCCGCCCCGGCAATAAAGCTGTATTCCATATTTTCTCCCGGTCGACCGCTTTATCGTTTTGCGCCGCTTCTTGCAAGAGTGAAAAAAAAATGGGAGATGAAAACCGCAATTGCCGATCGGCGTTATGCCCTGGGCACGGGCCGTTATGCCTGGGTCCCCACCGATACCATTCTCTCTTTTTTCCTCCTGATAGAAAAAACAATATCCGAGCTCGGATCCGTCACTGTCCCGCTCTTTATCCTGCACAACCGAAGGGAAACCACCGTGATGCCTGAAAGCGCGACCATACTATGCAATGCGATAGCGACAGGCGTCTCGAACAAATCAATTGTATGGCTTGAGCACTCGGAACATCAGATGTTCTGCGACAGCGAGAGGGAACTTGCCGTTCGAGCGATAGTGGATTTCGTCGATCGTCGGGTGCATCATAACCGATCCTGA
- a CDS encoding septal ring lytic transglycosylase RlpA family protein — protein MRRFFLAASAVLLIGLGSCKSSLPPYKGTDTPRLSPAEAFRLGKIKNTPYVINGKLYIPMSYEQATAYEETGIASWYGQETLLQHNGQATAYGEPFYPDKPSAAHKYLPLPSIVRVTNLDTSASIEVRVNDRGPFVDNRVIDLSAEAAKQLGFYEKGTARVKLEVISKP, from the coding sequence ATGCGCAGATTTTTTTTAGCGGCCTCTGCCGTGCTTTTGATCGGCCTTGGCTCATGCAAATCATCCCTGCCTCCCTATAAGGGAACGGATACTCCCAGGCTCTCGCCTGCTGAAGCTTTTCGGCTCGGAAAAATCAAGAACACGCCTTATGTGATCAATGGAAAGTTATATATTCCAATGAGTTATGAACAGGCGACAGCCTATGAGGAAACCGGCATCGCTTCATGGTACGGCCAGGAAACCCTTCTTCAGCATAACGGGCAGGCGACAGCGTATGGCGAGCCTTTTTATCCGGATAAACCAAGCGCCGCTCACAAGTATCTGCCTCTCCCCTCCATTGTCCGCGTTACCAATCTCGATACAAGCGCGTCCATTGAGGTTCGGGTCAACGATCGGGGACCTTTTGTCGACAACCGGGTTATCGATCTGAGCGCCGAAGCGGCAAAACAGCTCGGGTTTTATGAAAAGGGTACGGCAAGGGTTAAACTTGAAGTTATTTCGAAGCCATGA
- the fsa gene encoding fructose-6-phosphate aldolase, protein MKFFIDTASLEEIQAAKDLGMLDGVTTNPSLIARIVGDASSFSYQDFREHIRRIAEIADGPVSAEVTTTDAEEMIHEGEALAAIHENVVVKCPLTIDGLKAIRHLSEKGIRTNATLVFSPNQALLAAKAGASYVSPFVGRLDDISTEGMALVEQIITIYDNYGYLTEVIVASIRHPRHVVESAMMGADIATIPFSVIRQLANHPLTDAGLKKFMEDAAILKKESDA, encoded by the coding sequence ATGAAATTTTTTATTGATACGGCAAGTCTTGAAGAAATTCAGGCAGCCAAGGATCTTGGCATGCTCGACGGCGTGACGACGAATCCCTCGCTCATCGCACGAATTGTCGGGGATGCCTCCAGCTTTTCCTATCAGGACTTCAGAGAGCATATCAGACGCATCGCCGAGATTGCAGACGGACCGGTAAGCGCCGAAGTCACAACGACGGATGCAGAGGAGATGATTCATGAAGGAGAGGCTCTTGCCGCAATTCACGAAAACGTTGTGGTAAAATGTCCCCTCACGATAGATGGTCTCAAAGCCATCCGGCATTTGTCGGAAAAAGGCATTCGTACCAACGCCACGCTGGTATTTTCTCCCAATCAGGCGCTGCTTGCCGCCAAAGCGGGAGCTTCATACGTCAGTCCGTTCGTAGGCCGGCTTGACGATATCAGTACCGAAGGGATGGCGCTTGTCGAACAGATCATCACCATCTACGATAACTACGGGTATTTGACCGAAGTCATCGTAGCCAGCATCAGGCACCCCCGACACGTTGTCGAGTCTGCGATGATGGGGGCAGACATTGCGACCATTCCGTTCAGTGTTATCCGTCAGCTTGCCAATCATCCGTTGACCGATGCAGGGTTGAAAAAATTCATGGAAGACGCAGCGATCCTCAAAAAAGAGAGCGACGCGTAA
- a CDS encoding 1,9-bis(guanidino)-5-aza-nonane synthase gives METGIKKEELLHAPVRHIDIKELNIVPLIDQMSGTAFQARNLARAASIVDLMQQDKECAVILTLAGSLISAGLKQVIIDMIDNHMVDAIVSTGANIVDQDFFEALGFRHYQGTPFIDDAILRDLHIDRIYDTYIDEDDLRVCDDTTALIANSMKPGAYSSREFIVEMARYIEKHHHDKNSIVYKAYEKGVPIFCPAFSDCSAGFGLVHHQWHNPENHVAIDSVKDFRELTRIKIANDKTGIFMIGGGVPKNFTQDIVVAAEVLGYEDVSMHTYAVQITVADERDGALSGSTLKEASSWGKVDTVHEQMVFAEATIALPLIAGYAYHKRNWEGRRAKNFNAMLDRQSVTA, from the coding sequence ATGGAAACAGGGATAAAAAAGGAAGAGCTGCTGCATGCGCCAGTCAGGCATATCGATATAAAAGAGCTCAATATTGTTCCCCTGATCGACCAGATGAGCGGTACAGCCTTTCAGGCAAGAAATCTTGCCAGGGCAGCATCAATTGTTGACCTCATGCAGCAGGATAAAGAGTGTGCGGTCATTCTCACTCTTGCAGGATCGCTTATAAGCGCGGGGTTGAAACAGGTGATCATCGACATGATCGACAACCATATGGTTGACGCCATTGTATCGACAGGCGCAAATATTGTTGACCAGGACTTTTTCGAAGCCCTTGGGTTTCGCCACTATCAGGGGACGCCGTTTATTGACGACGCCATACTCAGGGATCTGCATATCGACCGTATTTACGATACCTATATCGATGAAGACGATCTTCGGGTCTGTGACGATACAACGGCGCTCATAGCCAACTCCATGAAGCCGGGAGCATACTCGTCGCGCGAATTTATTGTCGAGATGGCCAGATACATCGAAAAGCACCATCACGACAAGAACTCCATTGTCTATAAAGCCTATGAAAAAGGGGTGCCGATTTTCTGCCCCGCATTTTCGGACTGTTCTGCGGGATTCGGACTTGTGCACCATCAGTGGCACAACCCCGAAAACCATGTCGCCATCGACTCGGTAAAAGATTTCCGCGAACTCACCCGTATCAAGATTGCCAACGATAAAACCGGTATTTTCATGATTGGCGGAGGAGTTCCGAAAAACTTCACCCAGGATATCGTTGTCGCCGCCGAAGTTCTCGGATACGAGGATGTATCGATGCACACCTATGCCGTTCAGATCACCGTTGCTGACGAACGGGACGGGGCGCTTTCGGGATCGACCCTCAAAGAGGCAAGTTCCTGGGGAAAGGTCGATACCGTTCATGAGCAGATGGTGTTTGCTGAAGCCACGATTGCGCTGCCCCTTATTGCCGGATATGCCTATCACAAACGAAACTGGGAAGGGCGTCGGGCAAAAAATTTCAATGCTATGCTTGACCGTCAATCCGTAACAGCCTGA